The Tautonia plasticadhaerens region ACATTATCCGCATCAAGTACCGAGGGCTCAAGGAGAACTGGGCTATCGGGTCGGGGAGCAAGGTCGTCAAGAAAGTGATCGAGACGGCCACCGGGATCGAGGTCGACTTCGCCGAGGGCATCGGCGAGCTCCAGCGCTGGCGGGTCGGCAGCTGGGAGGAGAGCGCCCAGACGATCGTCGACGAGATGGCCGCCCAGTTGGCCGAAATGCTGGATGCTGGCGTGTCCCTTCCTCAGTGATGCAGGTACATCCCGTCTTCAGCGAGCGCCGTGGCACGAGGCCACGGCGTTTGTCTTCTCTGAAGATTTCCGCCGAGATCGCTCTGGCGGTTGCCTTATCCAGCTGCTATCCCGAGGCTGGGATGATGCCGATCAGATCGAGATCCGCTCCACGATGTTCCGCGTCACCTTCCGCCGCCGGCGGTCATACAGCCGGGTGGTCCGCGGGTCGGCGTGGCCGGCCAGGTGCTGCACGTCCTCCAGCGGCACGTTCTGCTCCAGCAGGTCCGTGACCGTCGCCACGCGGAAGGAGTGGGGCGAGAACTGCCCCGGCAGCCCCGCGGCCTTGAGTCGGCGCTTCATCATCCGGCAGATGTCGATGCCGCTCATCGCCCTGGCGGTCAGCTTCTTCGTCCGGCGGAACGCAGGCCGGAAGAGGGGCCCTTCGGTGATCCCGGCGGCCTCGATGTAGGCCAGCAGGAGACGCTCCAGGTCGTGCCGCACGGGGCTCTCCCGCGCCTTGCCGCCCTTCTCGGCGAACCGCAAGGAATACTGCGTGCCGTCATGGCGCAGGCTCTTCAGGGTCAACTTGGCCACGGCGCCGGCCCGGGCGGCGGTGTAGATCAGCACGGCGATGATGGCCCGGTCGCGGATGCCGACGACGTCCGAGGCCTCAATCGACTTGAGAAGGTTGCGAGCCTGGGCGGTGCCGATCTCGGGTGTCTTGCCCTCGACGGTCGAGTACCGCTCGGCCCGGACGCTGGCGGCCGGGTTGAGGATGACGACGTGGCGGACGACCAGCAGGTCGAAGAACTTCCTCAACGCCGCGAGGCGGAGCTTCTTGGTCGGGGTCGCCAGCTGGAGGCCGGCCAGGTAGTCGCCGACGTGGCCGGGGGTGATCCGGACCAGCGGGATCTGCCGGTCGGGTCGATCGCACCAGGCGAGGAAGTGGCGCACGGCGTGGGCGTAGTTGCGGCGGGTGTAGGCGTTGGCGAGCTGGCCCTTGAAGAACTCGTCCCAGGCGAACTCGGCCCCGGGGCCCGCGGCGGCGACGATCGCCGGCGGCGGCCCGGCCGGGTCGTCGGCCCGGCGGCGTCGGGCGGGCGCCCGGTCGTGTCCCGGGTGCAGAACAATCTCGGTCGAATCGCTCATCGTGGATGGGCCCCATGCTCCGATGTTTAGCGCACACAATGTCCTTTCTATCATTACTGACTCCAGCCCGGCGAACTGAACGGTAGAGCGGCTCCGTTCGTAGTATGGGCATGAGACCCATCGGAACCGCAGACGAACTGGAACGTCGCCGTCGCCGGGCCGTGGAGCTGGTCAAGCGGGGCGAGTCGCCCGCCAAGGTCGCCTACTTCCTCGGCTGCGGTCGCTCCTCCGTCTACACCTGGCTCAAGGCCGACCGGGAGGATGCCCGCAAAGTGGCCGCCAGGCCGCACCCCGGCCCGACGCCCCGGCTGAGCGACGAGCAGATCGAGGAGCTGGAGGGCCTGCTGCTGCGGGGGGCCAGGGCCCACGGCTGGCCCAACGACCTCTGGAGTGCCCACCGGGTCGCCGAGGTCAT contains the following coding sequences:
- a CDS encoding tyrosine-type recombinase/integrase is translated as MSDSTEIVLHPGHDRAPARRRRADDPAGPPPAIVAAAGPGAEFAWDEFFKGQLANAYTRRNYAHAVRHFLAWCDRPDRQIPLVRITPGHVGDYLAGLQLATPTKKLRLAALRKFFDLLVVRHVVILNPAASVRAERYSTVEGKTPEIGTAQARNLLKSIEASDVVGIRDRAIIAVLIYTAARAGAVAKLTLKSLRHDGTQYSLRFAEKGGKARESPVRHDLERLLLAYIEAAGITEGPLFRPAFRRTKKLTARAMSGIDICRMMKRRLKAAGLPGQFSPHSFRVATVTDLLEQNVPLEDVQHLAGHADPRTTRLYDRRRRKVTRNIVERISI
- a CDS encoding winged helix-turn-helix domain-containing protein, giving the protein MRPIGTADELERRRRRAVELVKRGESPAKVAYFLGCGRSSVYTWLKADREDARKVAARPHPGPTPRLSDEQIEELEGLLLRGARAHGWPNDLWSAHRVAEVIRRRFGVIYHVEHARKLIRRRLNRSSQRPQKRARQRNEAKIAR